TACACCCAAGGTCTTTCATAAGCATGTTGCTCATATaggtgttttaatttttaagaaatatttggtTTAGTAGAAGTTGGTCGcttttgtgtgtgtttgttcAATGTTTGTTTTAATGTATGTATACATTGTCTTTCAAACATATTtggtttaataaatatatggttTATTATTCCGTCATTATACTCTGTATATTAAGGTTATTATATTGATTTCATTGAGATAAAGTAAGAACCAGTTATAAATAAATGTGTACATGtcacttttatgtaattttcaTGCTACAAGTTTCATGATGAATCTATGCCATTTGATTATGTCAACATTAGTGATCACTGTCAGGTTTGGTTATTGTTTCAGTACGGATGTCGAGACCGAGATACGAACCTAACGAATGATGACCGCTTCTTCCTGTGACGTAGCTACTGTGATCTCTCTCCTCCTGTGTCAAGCTCTTTGAGGGGAaaatgggctgggtacctgcaaatgcactccgacgctcaaggcAGAAAATGATGTTTTCAACCCTTTCAGTTCAAAAATGACCTAGcagaaatattattttctcttaatttttcttaaggAAAAACGTAGCTTTTTTCCTCcctctttttcatatttaaaacagtaaagttaaccgtttacctgaaaatccggtcAGTTTATCGAAGTTGACCACTTGGAAGTTGTAACTGTTAGATCGTGCTTGATATTGTATCAGTTATTCCCGTGATTCGTGGCATTGACTGATATTTCTAACCGTTTACGCTTAACCGCTAATTTGTTACTTGTCGATCATCTTGTGTATTGACACAAATATGCGAGATGTCGATCGTCTGGTGCATCGACATAAACTTGCGAGCGTTATACGTCGCGACATCGTTGTTTGCTTGTCGATCATCAATGTGTCGACATCAACATACAAATGTTATGATGCGGCGGCATTGCTGTTTGCTTGTCGATCATCAATGTGTCGACATCATCATATAAATGTTATGATGCGATCGTCTTAACGATTGGCGTTAAGATGTGTTCGACATACCTACGGTCGTGACATTACGACCGTAAGAAGGCTCGACAAACGGTTGCCCGGGTTACTTGTCGACCGTTGGTAATTTCAGGTATCCTACAGTACAGTTATGATTGttgtaataaaaattgttttggttCTACCTGCGAATATAATCAATGGACGAGATCTTATGCATATGCTTTaggtatataatatatatatatatatatctatgttagggtcattatattttattagccaatttcataaattgatttaattaattattgtgtAGACAccataaacaatattttaatttgttaaaggatcaaattaaaatattaaaacttaaaaaataactaacataagttacattaaaaaaagtgaTGATCCATATGTGAGTATGCtcattattttttgttctttctgTTCATCTTCGTAAAAAGAGTGTTTTAGACTAAACTCTGTGTATCAATCTATTGTTTATTGATTGTTATCATTGAACAATTTAGATAcatttctctttttaattataaaggATATGAGAAATTACtctatttattaaaagatttattgttcattaattatttttctgtttatatatatatatatatatatatatatatatatatatatatatataatttaacataaaattgataaaataatattttttatttaaaaatacttaaaaagtaaaattgaaaaaaaaaatttacacaaaagagaatttttttatgtaataggATAGATAAACTAATTGGTAACcctaacatatttttaaaataaaataatgaagttCATTCTTTATGGGATGGAGtgagtttaattattttcagtCATATTCAGTTGAATTAGTTTcaaattttgttctcaaattaaaataaatttaattcaatatctttttcttttctttttaagaattgGACTAAGTTAGTTTTAGACATTTGTTCTTCAGCACAATTATTATATGTTACACATCTGCAGCACAAAAGGTACTCGTCTCCtatcatatcaatttttttttttcaatatatgaaaataataaatttttaatatataataatactcataaaatataattaatagtatccgtatatatgtattattactGCTACCTTTTTCAGATTCTTCAATTCTTCCACTCATCCAGTGAAGACAATTGGAGAAAAGCGCGATCCTCGTGAATCCGTTTCGTTGCACTATCCTCGGGTTTAAATCGCCTGCAGCGCGCACACCCTAGTCTCCGTCGCCGGAAAATGGCCTCCGACGGAGCTACttcggcggcggcggcggcgagtAGGAGAAAGCCGTCGTGGAGGGAGAGAGAGAATAACCGAAGGAGAGAACGGAGGAGAAGAGCGATCGCGGCGAAAATATACTCTGGACTTCGAGCTATGGGGAACTATAACTTGCCGAAGCACTGCGACAACAACGAAGTTCTCAAAGCGCTTTGTGCCGAAGCTGGTTGGTGCGTCGAAGAAGACGGCACTACCTATCGTAAGGTAATAAATTAAGTCAAATCACACTTTCGAACCGTTACAGCGTCACTGGATCTTATTTTTGATTTTGCATTTCGATCAAACCGTGCATTAGCTTTCCGTTTATGCTGTGCATTGCGCTCAGGAACCAGAAGCGAGACAGTGTAGGCATTGTCTAGTTAACGTTAAACGAAGATAACTTAATTAtcggatttttttttctgatccTTGTTTCTAATGCGTAATTAGATACGTAAATAATAGGTTGTGATAAGTAGCAATTAATCTCAGCCCGTTGATGTACCGAAAACGGAAGTGAACTTTGATATTCGAGGTGTGGGTTAACTTGATTGATTTATCTCGTAGGTGGAGTAAATAATCCAAATTGTAAATGGAAAAATGTACATTGTGTAACTACGGAGAATATTAATGGACGATTTCTTGTCAATTACTGAGATTTAAGCGTATCACTCACTTTAGAGTCTAAATTGTTAACGCGATTATCtgtgatatatataatatgaattgaTGGTTCTCTCATAAACTACTGAGATTATTGTAGTTGCTTACTTTAGACTCTAAATTGTTTGTGTTAATGTGATTAAATTTTTTCGTCACTCACTGGACTCTAAATTGATTGTGTTAAGGTGATTGATTTGAAATGGTAACGTAGTTTTGTGTGTTTTGGGTGAATAGGGTTGCAAGCCACCTCTGGCCAATGGTGCAGGGAACTCAATGAGAAACGTTCCCTTTTGCTCTTCTCAAAGCCCAAGTCCTTTTTCTTCGTCGTACCCCAGTCCAATTCCTTCATACCAAGTGAgtccttcttcctcctctttccCAAGCCCGTTTCGGTTAGATGTGGATAAGGATAATGTATCAAACCTCATTCCATACATTCGCAATGCGTCCCTGTCTCTTCCTCCTCTGAGGATATCAAACAGTGCCCCTGTGACGCCGCCTCTTTCATCACCTACATCAAGAAATCCAAAACCAATTCCTACATGGGAGTCTATTGCCAAAGAATCCATGGCTTCCTTTAATTACCCTCTCTTTGCAGCTTCTGCTCCTGCCAGCCCCACTCACCGTCATCTTTACACCCCGGCCACTATTCCAGAATGTGATGAGTCTGATACTTCCACCTGTGAGTCTAACCAGTGGATGAAATTCCAAGCATTTGGTCCTTCTGCATCTACGTTACCAGCTTCTCCAACTTTCAATCTTGTTAAACCTTTGGTTCCACACCGTGTGCCTGATAACTCAATCCAAGAGATGAGGACGAGTTCAGAAGAGTTTGGGGTACAGGTAAAGCCTTGGGTTGGGGAGAAAATTCATGAAGTGGCATTGGATGATTTGGAACTAACGCTTGGAAGCGGGAAGGTGCGGAGTTAGGCTGCTGACAGAATTGCTTCCTCTTGGTGATTTGAAATTGAAGTTTCAAGTTTTGTCAAGTTTCTTGTCTGTCAAAAAGCTCACAAGACCAGATTATTTGTTAATGTCgtacatttaaattatattgttcTTGTTCTTTGTATCAAATAGTTTgtatgtgatttttatttttaccaacAGGTTTGTAGTGAGCTCAAAGTGAAATAGTAGTCTCTATTGTCTTTCTACCAACTGAACCCATTGATAACTTAATGAGCCCAAAGCGGCGTGAACTATAATATGGAATTATGTTACTAGTGTCTGGTCATGAAGCCATCTGGCACTGTCGCCTGTTGTTTCCTAGTTGGTGCTGTGTATAACATGTGATGTGTTGTGCAGGAGATGGGGTTTCTTTGGAAAGAAGTATAAGATTTGATGTTGTATTTCCCTTCTGGTTTGACAATttggtatatttttttatgtgtaatTTATCTGTTTCTAACAGCTTCAGTAATGGCTTGTTTTTAAATTGTGATTTATTTTCGGCATAATTCATGGTTGGGTGAGGATGGTTTGGGTCTCATTTTTGTTCCGTTGCTTCCCTGCGATAATTCATTACAGAACCTTGAGGTTATTCCATATATTTACTTGCCGAATATTTGCATGGCCACAATCTCCTTCAACTAAGAACATTTGACGAGGGTCACCAGAAAATGTTCAAGTGATATCTGTTGAGATCATTGATCGTGAATTGGAAATTCTGATGAATCCTCTTTGGCTAGTATCATTTCGAGAACACAGGTTATGGGATATCTGTAATGAAGAACAGAAGATGTAGATACTCGCGGTACCTACAGAACTAAGGCAACTTGTGGGAATGTCTTTAAATAGTCATTGGTGATGTTACATGAACAGCCgaaatgaaaaatgatagaGAAACTGTTTGGAAGGAATACTCCACTTTTATTAAACGAGTAAAAGCCTTTTAAATAGACTGCACAGAAAACAGAACCAACTCCTAAATATAGGAAGGCATAACAACTTAAATCAGATACTTAACTACTACTTCTGTGGAATAGGTCATGACAAAACTGAAAATATTTACAGGTGATACAGG
This window of the Vigna angularis cultivar LongXiaoDou No.4 chromosome 7, ASM1680809v1, whole genome shotgun sequence genome carries:
- the LOC108331452 gene encoding protein BRASSINAZOLE-RESISTANT 1, with amino-acid sequence MASDGATSAAAAASRRKPSWRERENNRRRERRRRAIAAKIYSGLRAMGNYNLPKHCDNNEVLKALCAEAGWCVEEDGTTYRKGCKPPLANGAGNSMRNVPFCSSQSPSPFSSSYPSPIPSYQVSPSSSSFPSPFRLDVDKDNVSNLIPYIRNASLSLPPLRISNSAPVTPPLSSPTSRNPKPIPTWESIAKESMASFNYPLFAASAPASPTHRHLYTPATIPECDESDTSTCESNQWMKFQAFGPSASTLPASPTFNLVKPLVPHRVPDNSIQEMRTSSEEFGVQVKPWVGEKIHEVALDDLELTLGSGKVRS